The DNA region TAGTGTCTAAGTTGAAAGCTCATTGCTTACAGTCTTGCAAAGTGGCTCTAGCTCCTGAGGGAAAAATGTCAAATTGTTCCTGTTTGACACAGCTCCAGCTCCAAGAATTTTTGGAGCTAATCATCCCTAGCTTTAGAAATTCTTGGAGCTAGAGCTGTGGCCTGTGGGCACAATAATGGTATTTGGTTGAGCAAATTTGTTCCCATTTGGTAAACCACTTTATTTTACCTTGCAAACTCTGAATCCTGCAGGGATCTCAGAGTTGGAGCTATGCCAATCAAGCCTCTAATAAGACAGAAGTGACAGTTAATTACTCACATATATTTAATTTAATGTTTGTTCAGATGTTTACTTCAGGAAAAGTGGTTTGGAGCGTTCAGCCTGCATTTCAAAAGATTTGGAGTGGTTCAAAGAACAAGGGATTGCAATTCCAGAGCCGAGTACTGTAGGATCAACTTATGCAACTTATCTGACTGAACTGGCTGAGAGCAATGCCCCTGCATTCCTCTCACATTATTACAATATATATTTTGCACATATAACTGGAGGTGTGGCAATAGGCAACAAGGTAACACGCTTCTCGCACCTGATAAATCTCCATTACCATTGCTTTCAAATTTAATGTGACTTATCCATGACATTGCCAATATACTAAAATGTAAGGATTGCAGTAATACATTTCTTATCCAGATATGAGAGGATTAGGTTCCACTAATTTTCAGTTATATGAGATTATTTAGGTATTTTACCCTCACGATGTAGTTGAACTGTTAGAATTGCAACGAAACCTGTGATCTCTGCGGCATTTGGCACGCTAGTAAGTGGTCACTATGGTTGATGTTTTCACCTAGAGGTGAGACTGCGAATCTAGGATAGTGCAAAAGACCTAACTGGGCCGTGTGAACCTGGGGGCACCTGCGTCCCTGCATCTATATGGAGGCAGGCCCGAGTTTGGGTGGGCCAGTTGCTGGTAAGGGTATACATAGCCAAGAAGTTAATGATTTTGGTACGTTGTATGTACCTGATGTGCAATTTAACAAAGTATGGGGCTTCTGGTGTCCGGAATTCCCCATTAAGTTCCACCCATTACCAATTACCATTTGTCTTGTACAGCTCTTCTTGCTCTGCAAGCATACAGTGTCTTAGGATTAGGAAGTCTCTGAACAGAAAAATACATTGATTTGTAATAGATCAGCAAGAAAATTCTGGAAGGAAGGGAGCTGGAGTTCTACAAATGGGACACTGATGCTGAGCTTCTGCTGAAAGATGCTAGGGATAAGCTTAATGAACTTAGCAAGGTACGTGCTACATAACAATTTTCCTGCTTTCTTTGAAATTTTGTCTGAGTAGCCCATGTGCTTCTGCTGTGCAGCACTGGACTCGGAAGGATAGAAACTTGTGCTTGAAAGAAGCTGCTAAATGCTTCCAGTACCTGGGAAAGATGGTCCGGTTAATCATCTCATGAGCCATTATGTCTGGTGGATAAGCCTACTTAGTCTAATCTCACTGCATGCATTAGCGGGTGTACTCTAGAAGTCAGGAAAAGCTAGAGATCTTAGTATCAGCGGAGGCTTAGCGCACTTACTTTTGAGAAGGATAACATGTCAGAAGTCTGAAGGATCCTTCGGCGCTAGATATGGAAGCTGGTCAGTGAGCACTATATGATGGACGTCCAAAATCCAAATGGCAGGCCACCCTGGTTTCTTTTTCGGCGTGCATGGTAGGGTTGCTCGTTTGACCAGTGAGACGTCCTTCCTACCGCACCTAAGGTTTGTGCAAAGTTGAAAAGGATTTTCCGTTGTGCGTCGTCAGGGTTGCCTGGGGCCTGGGCAGGCAGTATGCTGGATCATGCCATCCACGCAGTGATCGAGCAACGGACTGCCATGCATGTTAGTTCTTGGGGGCTGTCGAAGCTTTGTCTCAGCTCCCCGGATGTTGCGCCTGGATTACCGTAGCTTCTTAAACTGCTAACAACGATTCATCAGTGTGGGATGTATAGCTAGCTGTAAACGACATCCTTGTGTGTCAGCTGTCAAAATGAGGACTGGAGGATTTCTCGTTGAGATATGCGCATTTTGATATGCCAACGTTCAAAACGAtctccttttttctttttttgcttCTCTGTTTTGCCAATTCAAATGTTTTCCAAGGCATTGAAACTGGACGCGTGGTGCTGCCCCCACGGTCCATGCTCCTGGCGAGCCGCGGCAGGCTTGAGCACTGAGCAGAGCCTGCAGCCTGCAGCCTGCAGCCTGCTCCATGGGCGGTCGGGTCCCAGGGACCATGTGGATGAACGGGCTGGTCCAGGCTGCTGCTCCCAACACCGGCGGCAGCCGTGGCAGCGGAGTGCGTCGTCAATCATCATCTGCAAGGACGGCAGCAAGCATGGCAACCCAGCTCTTTTATGGCCCTGCCGAGTTCCAGAGTACGATTACTTGCGTGCTTTACAGGAGCTTAAACACGTGCGAGAGAGTGGTTCCAGAACATATTGTGGAGTTTCTATCACCTCCACATTACCAGTATCCTTTTTTAGGCCGGTCTCATGATACTTTTGCCACGGGCGAAAGGAAGCTTTCGATGACGGCACCTTTGCGCTAGTAATGGGGAGTTGTGGATATAAGAAACAAGAGAAGCTTTCGGTCGAGTGGCATTCAACTCTCCTTGGCCAGTACGCAAAGCCGTGGAGAAAAGGAGCCGTGGCATCATATCACGCCAAATGATATCGCGAGTTGTAGCCTGCGGAGACCAACGCATACTCTCCGATCCAACGGAAGAACGGCGACGTTAAGATCTGATCTGATCGTGACCCTTCCGCGAGGACGAACGTTGGGGTTTGGTGAGGTGCGGCAGCACTACGGATCGGAGCTAGCCAGCTAGGCGGGTAGGTCAGCCCGCACCGGTGCGTCGCTGCCCAGCAGTCAGCGCTCGGCAGCCGATCTAGTTAGTAGCTAGTGCGTGCGTGTTCTCCGTCGTCCCACGGACCACACCGCGCTGAACGAAGACCAATGGCCATGTGGGCACATGTGAGCGTGGCAGCAGTCAGACGCTCAGTGGCTGTGTGGGTAACGGATCCACCACGTTCAGGCGAGGCGCAGCGGATGGGCGTTTCCATTTTGGGCCGTAGCCGCTGACCTACGCAACGAGAGAGCGCGCAGCCACGCATTTCACGCCACAATTTTGGCGGCCAAATCGGCCGTCGCACCTTAGACGCGGTGTGGCACGTAAGGCAGATATCCAAACAGTCCTCTAGTTCCCGGCACTCGGCAGTGCACCTTTGGCGAACCGATCAGACAGTGCCGCTGATGCTTGGAGTAGAAAACACAACACGGACGCGCCGCGCGTGCTAGCCACCGGGACCCGGGAGATGTTCGCGCCCGGGGACACAGCTCACAGCTGAGGAGGAGAGCCCAGCCGTATCATCGtatatttattttatttcagaATACAATAAAAGGCATGTGTTTGTCGGTCAATAATAACACGATCGAGATGGTAACCTGAGCCTGCGGTGTCTGACACCGCTAGCTAGCACGCACCTGAAACTTAAACTACTCCTAGGAATACTCTGGCCTGGCGTGCCGTTTACTCCAGCTAGGACACGATCTCGATCGGCTTCTGTCCACTCCTATTGTTGTCATCTCGCAGCCTAAACGACCACCACGAACCCCCTGTACCTGTACCGCGAGTGCCACCTGACGCGACGAGCAGCAACAACGGGTGTCTTTTTCGTGGACCGGAAGAAGTTGGCAGGTACATGGGCACGCACGTACGGCATCGAGCGCGTTCGGCCACTTGTGCGCTCCTCGACCGGCCGGTCTCTCTGCTGCCGAAATCCTGCACTTCATTAACTGTTACGAGAGCTTGGACTCGCTCAAACTCTCGGAAAGCTAAGGTTAGTGGTGAAAACAGACACGACACCTAACCTCAGGAATATATGCGCGCTTTTCAATCGGCCTCTAGTCTAAACACGAGGAAACTCGTACGGACTTTCGGTGGTGGTGCTGCGTCCCGTTTTGGATCTTGCTTCTTCCGCGTCGATGGATTTCGGTCTCGTGACGGCggagctcttcttcttcttcaccggTGAGGACGTCGCCGGTGGACTTTTAACGGCCTCATGTGCGTCACATCCAAGGGTTGGGGCCTCTTCGTCGGTTGGGAAGGGGTCTTTTTCTCTCCGTTTTCTGCGTTCTATTCTTCATGCCtccgatgcggcggcgggggggatCGGAAGCTTCAGGTGACGGTGCTCCTCCCTCCGTCCTCCGTGCGGTGGCCGCGAGCCCGACAGGTCCAGGTTCCGACGACCGACGGGCGGGCGCCGTGCACATCACGCACGTCTCGACGGCTCGTACGGCGTCCTCGAGTGGAGCGGCGTCACCTCACCGTGCGGATCGATCCGAGAGAGAGAACGGCGGTGGGGAAACGTACGCGGCGTGATGAATCGGTGGTTGCTTGGCGGGTTATTGCTTGTATATATGTGAACGTTGGTGTACTCGTCTTGCGATTTCCACCAAGACAACACCTAGTTCTCGTGCATATAGCAATGAAGTAAATCGCACGGTACATCACATAGAAAGGTGTTTCTGGGCCGCAGGCGCAACATCTCATCAAACATAGGCTCCGTGGCTGCAGCTTCTCCTAAAATAACTCCTAAAGTACTTCTCTGGTAAACCTGGTGAAACAACTTTTTTCTATTTCTATGGAAGCCGGTCAAAGCCACGTTTCATGGCTCCATCCCGTCAGTGGAAAGCTTCATGGATGGCTTCACGCCTAAAGCCAATTCAAAAATACCTGTTTGGTACAGTTTCGAGTGAAGCTAAACCTATGCCAAAGAAATCCTAACCGTTTCGAGTGAGTGATGCCATTCAAGAAACTATGCCAAAGGAACCCTAAAAGAGTAACGAGTAAATAAACTAGAGAACTATTCTGAAAGGGCTGAATCATTGGTTATGAGCGCATCAGCTGCCAACTTGATGCCTTTCACCCGCATGCCGTCTCAATGAATGAACCGAAATGTCATGTTGTTATTTTCAAATAAGAAATCAGGGAGACGATGCATCTAAATGTACCATCCCACCAAAATTATATACAACCACGCATTTAACCCCTTTTCTTGTAGCAAAATAATCGTTCAAGAGTAGTATATACTAGTATATGATTTGCGGACTGGAACGGGCCCATTCAATAACGGCGTGTCAGGAAACGGTTCTCCAAAAGCGGGAAATTTCCGTTTCGCCGATGCCGTCCAAAACGCCGAGCGCCGCACCGAGACCTCTAGAGAAGAGGCTCAAAAAATAAAGTCAGAACTCAGACGCGCACACGCCAGAGCACAGCTCACCCCTGCCCTGCCGGCTGCCGCCCTCGCTCCCCCCGCCACCTGCGTCGCGCTGCGCCAGAGAGCCGGCGCGCGCCTGCTGCCGCTCCGACGGACCCGGGCGGCACCGGCCTCCCGCgctgcgcggcggcgggggcgggagtCAGTTAATGCGCCCgtgagccggcggcggcgagcgactCCTAGGCCGCCagcaggagggcggcggcgggttaATTAAGGCGGCGGCGTCACTCGGGgcggcgcgaggggaggggggcCGAGGGAGGTAGAAGAAGAGGCGATGGGGGGCGCCAAGGGGGAGGAGAAGCCCGGCGGCGCCGACGACTGGTGCTACCAGTTTGGAAACAAGGTTCGATTTCCTCGCTTTCCTGCGGGATTTTGGGCGGCGTTCTGGGGTTCCGCCTCCCCTCGGCGTCGAGGTTGGGGGTATTGGCCAAGGGAAATTGAGCGGAGTACCTCAGGCGTCGCATTTCGGATCATTCCCTTCGGTTTGTTCCCCAATCCGCGCGCTCGTTTCCCCGAGCTTCCCCTCAGGAGTCGTCGCTTTGCGACTAACATTCCTGATTCTCGCGTCCCTGATCTGAAACGTTCACCTTGCTTTAATCATTCCCCATTTCTCTCTCTGTCAGTTTGTACTGGTTCAAAGTTCAGACTTCGGAAGCCGTAACAGACGGGATTGATTTCCTCAatctcctttctccttttccttccttttcagAATAAAAACTTTCTTCTTTGTGTTCTTTTATGCATAATTATTAGGGCTACTTGTTTGGTTCAGTCGTTTCTGTTGCCGGAGAAGTTAGGAATCTGTCCTTCTCCGGTTCCATTTTTGGGTTCAAACCGAATAGGAGGCAACTTGATGTAGCCAACTTGATTCTTCTCAGCTCATATGTAGTATCATATTGATGGTTTTTCGGCTGGCTAGGTGAACCTTATGCATCTCGGGTCGCATTTGTCTCTCTCCTTAGTGCTACCAGCATTTTCGGTCATCAGCTCTGTCGTTTCTACCTTGAGGAGAATGAGAAGTTAACTACTGATAGTTGGGAGTAGATTCATTTATTAAGGCTGTTCGGGAAGAGAATATCTGCGAGTGGTACTTCACGGAAAAGGGCCTTTTCATACCTTGTCCTGTCTTCCATATTGGTAAATATAAAAGCTAGCTGATTGAGCAGTACATGGGCCATTTTCCCTCTCTCCGGGAAACACAAGCTGTTTCAGGAAGAAGGACCAGATAGATCTTGAAGTTTTCTCTCTATTTATTTTTGTATAGTTCCACTTATATATATCTAGCCAAAACGGATGCTTCTCAACTCAGCCCGTTCTGACTTGGAAATATTCATGTTTGTACTATCTTCTGTAAGATCTGCTGTACACCTGCTGATTCCATTTGTACTGCTCGGAATCTGTTTGCAGAATACATTTGACTTGAAGGCCCCAAAGAAGTCACCCCTCGCATTGAGAATGTTTGTCTTTGCTATGACTATGTTATGCGGGATATCTATTTGCTCAATGTGTATGAAGCAACTAGGGAGTGATGGCTGGTCAAGAATTGTGAAGATCGAAGCTGTGGAACCACCATGTAACAAGTCCACTGTTCCTCCTTCCGAAGTTCAGTTTGTGCATTATCCTCAACCAATAACTTACAGCAGGTGAGATTTGCCCTACAGCAAGGTTGAGCCATCTATACTTGGTTTCTGTGATGCCTAAGATCATTTTAATTTCTAGGGAGGAATGCAAGTGTAACCCTGTCCGGTTCTTTGCAATTATCTCGTCACAACGATCTGGAAGCGGCTGGTTCGAAACCCTTCTTAACAGCCACATAAATGTTAGCTCCAATGGTGAAATTTTCTCTACAAAAGAAAGGAGAAGTAACATTTCCTCTATAATAAAAACCTTGGATAAAGTGTACAATTTGGACTGGAACAGTAGTGCTTCCAAGAATGAGTGCACTGCTGCTGTTGGCTTCAAGTGGATGCTTAATCAGGtgaggacaaaaacatgcaatCTAGATTATTTATTTGGATGATCCTTTCCATTTATTATTCATTTACTTCCAGTACGTTTCAATTATTGAATGTGTAAGCTCCTAAGGATATATCATGTTCTCAACTAGCTAGACAAGACTGCACCAAACTTTGCCCCCCACTATATGATTGTTTTTGGAAATCCTCTCCATGAAACTGTGGTGTAGCTTGTTTTGTTTTCTGACTTGCTGTCAGAAACACCTCCGCAGTCCGCACCCAGGGGCCAGGGCTGGGTGGGCTAAATAATCTGGTGCCTTGTGGCTCGGCAACAATCTTAGATATGTGCTAATTTTATCATGAGTTTTATAGATCTAAGTAGGTTAGCTATCTGTGTTTTTAGTGTGGACCTAGAAAGTTGTGGGCTCTCACTTCAGCTGAACTGCTGAATGCTTGAACTATCTGTTATAAATTCTTCTTTTTTTAGCCTCTTGAGTAATTAGAAAAGGGATTGTTTCTAACTAGACCTTGAAGTCTTGAACATGACATGATTGTCTTGCATCCTGTGTAGTCCTATTCTTTTGTGGTTTTGTGCTAATTTCATCATTTGAAAGATTTAAATATTCTGCCTCCAGATCCTCCATGTTTAGACAATAAAAGAGACTTAGTGCAAATGCAGATTTTTTATAGTTTTAGTAGAATGACCATGTAGTCCAATTATAATTTCCATGGCGAGCATGTTTCTTTGAGGGCTTTGATCTAATTTGTCTGTAAACTTTCTTTTTCCTGGTAGACAGTTTGATTGGTAAATCATGAATATTAGCCAAGCGTAGAGAATGGAACGAAAAAACATTCTTCTGACAGTATATGTTTTCAGGGTCTTGTGGCAAATCATGTGGATGTAGTTGACTACTTCAATCAAAGAGGAGTCTCTGCAATATTTCTCTTCAGAAGGAATCTGCTTCGTCAGTTGGTATCACAACTAGCAAATAATCATGACAGATATCTTAAGCAATTAAATGGAACACATAAGGCACATGTTCACACAAAGCATGAGGTAATGCTCTATTGCTCATGTTTCAACTCGGCCTCAATAACGCCTGCAGTCTCTAAGTTGATCTCTATGTTTGGTCTACTATTGATCCTTCACAGGCCAGAATACTTGCAAAATATAAGCCCAGGCTCAACACAACATCACTAATTTGGCAACTGAAACAAGCAGATGAATACACTCGTGGTGCTCTTGAAAACCTAAAGAGCACCCGCCACATCACAATCTATTATGAGGATCTCATTCTCAACAGAACAGTGAGTTCTAATTGTTGCTATATTTGTTGGCATGTCTAGTTTCCTTTCTTCTATTGCTTACAAGCATACCATTGGCTTGCACTTGCAGAAGCTCTTTGATGTCCTGGATTTCCTCAAAGTGCCGAGGATGAAACTAGTAAGCCGGCATGTGAAAATACACACGAAGCCTCTGTCGGAGTACATTGAAAACTGGAATGAAGTCTACAGTACTCTCAACGGTACCCAGTACGAGAGCTTCCTGACATCAGACTACATAATCTGACACCACGCTTCTCCACGTTACTTGCGTAGATGTAGATATAGCCCCCTTTGTGTGCGTGTTATTCTTTCGTTCTTGTTTTTAAGTAGCTGGCCCTGACGTGCCTGGCGAAAATTTTGATGCGGGGAAGGCGGTTTGCCATGGCTGCGTTCGAGTTCCTTGGTAGCCTCACTAATTGTATACCTGCTCTCCTGATGTTCCTGTAACTGATCCTCAAGCTTCTCTGTTCTTTGGTGCTCCACTTGTAATGGTTGATTATTCCTGGAAGCATGATGCTTCTACTATTGCTGTTTCACATGCCCTTGTGTGCTGCTGTCGTTGGTCCAATCATTCAGAAACAAAACTCGGTACTTGTTGCCAAGAAAGTTCAGGGTGTTGATGCTGAATGAATGGAATCAGTAGTAGCATGCAATATTTGGGCGACACAAACACACTATCCCAGTTGCCCTTATTCAGATAGCGGGCTTATTGCACAGATGTCATAGGCAGGTTCCGGAAACCGGAAAGACTCGCCGTGTGCAGAAATTCCAGAGATCTGGAACTGTTTGGATGTAATTGAGTGACTTCGGACAAAAAGGTCCCTTTCATGTTGAAGCGATCCCATGCTGATTTAGATGGTCAGGTTCGTACTTTTCGTGGCTTCTCTCGTTGCCGTCTGGCACCAGTCAATGACAAGGATATGTCTATATCGATGTCCTTTCGGACAGACTTGGAAGTTACTTTTGGCGTCAACGGTTCTCTCGAGTCTCTCGACAAGGGCGAAGCTAATACAtacatgttttttttttgagaaaagcTAATATATACATGTTGATACAGGCCCAGAACACATGTAGGCCCAAGAGCCATATTATGTTTATGGGCCGAGCCAAAAAAAAGATGAAGCCCAGCATTGATGAGCAGGAGTAATTTTAAGCAAACCATCCAATCCAAAAAAAGTCCCATTCATATTCATAGGCATTGGAGCAGACAATTTTAAGCTAATTTCCTAAATTTGGGGACTCTCCATTTAAGCCTAAATGGAAAAGCCTGAAGACTCTTCCAGTTAATTTTTTTTGAGCTTTGGCGTTTTTGCCCCTATTTTGAGTGCCAATGGTGATTTTGCCTCTCCTTTTTACTTTGTGCGATCTTGCCCTCGCTTTTTGAAAACGAAGTTTCAGTTTGCCTCTATTCTATTAGAAGGAGTTAATAGTGTTAAATATGTAGCAGAAAGTCATATATACCCTACGTGATTTTGCCCTTCGTTTTGACATCAAGCACTCCTACACTCTTACACCCTAGAATCTGACCAGCGGGCTCTACCGATCAGAGGAGGCCTGGCCGGCCAAAACCgagccatggccggcggcgggacgGGGTGGCCCATGGCCCGTGTGCCTAGGGGAGGCCGCGGCACAGGGCCTCGCGGGGGCAGCCGTAACgagcgcgacggcggcggctcggccggcaCTGGCGGTGCGAGGAGCAGTCAGGGAACAGGCTGGGGAGGATGAGAACTCACCGGTGGTCCCATTGTTCGGGTTGAGTGGTGAGAAGGACCGGTGGAGCGGGTCGACGTGCGGGGCGCGCGGAGCTCGACCGGCGTCATGGGCGGCCGGGTGGTGGCGGGGCCGATTTCGGCCGAGGAAGGCTCAGTCGGCGGCAGGACGGGGCTGCCGTGGCCAGCGCGCCCAGGGGAGGCCGCAACCCAGGGCCTTGCGGGGGCGGCCCGCGACAAGCgcgcgacggcggtggcgcggccCTGTTCCGGCGCCGACGGCGCGAGGGGCGGTGAGGGAACGGATCGGGAGGAGCGGATCGACGGCCAGAGAtggccggagcggcggcggcagttcGGCTCGGTCCAGCCCGAGCAAGAAGAAAGCTTAGGGGTACTATAATCTTTGCCTATTGCTCTGAATATTTTTCGAATTCGTTTTTTTAGTGGGCATCCAACTAGCAGGGTTAAAAACAGAGCGGGGTAAAATCGCAGATTCGAAGAAATGAGAGTAAAATTACCATTTAACTTCAAAACAGGAGCAAGGGCAAGAACGCTAAAAATCCTTTTTTTATGTAGGGAGCTCTGGAAAAGGTATGCGTTTTATTTTTTCTTGAGGTGAGTTCTGCCCATAGCTAGTTTTTGGTTTCTTTTAGCAGAGTTTTTGGTGTTTTTGTTCACGCGACAAACGCGCGTCGCGCTGCAGAGTAAAAGAGAAGACATCGATAGCCGGCACAGCCTCACAGGCCCATCCGTCCATATGGACCAAGATATCTGGTTGTTTATTGAGAGAGCCCAAATCCGTTCTGCCATAAATGGGCCAAGCTCGTCCTACAACATAGGCCCAGCATCATAAAGTGTGTGCTGTTCCGATCTTTTAAGGCATCCGGCATGCATACAAGGATTTGAACAAAGTGGAAACAGTACCATTGTTGGAAGAAATTCTTTGTCTACAGTATTCTGAATAGAGAACGTTACACGCAACATTCAATTTGCAATTGCAATTTCAATGGCCAATGTTTATTTGGCGTGTCAGACCTAAATTAGAATTAATACACAATGACTTTTCCCCTGTTATAAGTTGCTAACAaaattttctttataaaatacTGTATTGAAAACCCGTTTTTAAGAGAGGATAAAAGACCTTTTTGCTCtcatgaatatatatatatatatatatatatataaaataccAATTAGCAGCTGTGGATATACGTTTTCTAGTTACAGAAAATGATGAGCTACCTAAGGAATTTCCATAAAAGTTCACTATAAACTGTGATAGATTAATAGTTAATTGACCCCTGTTTACCTTTAACCTGATACTGTAGATGTCGTAGTGTGAAAAGCTACAACCTACAACGTACCAAATCGGGCTTAGATTTTCCTCATTCATTCCTATGAGTATGACTGAACACTGTAGTGCTGTATACTCTGATTTGGCAGTAAACTCAAACTATCAATTAACATAACCTACAACTGCATGCAACAAGTACCAAAAATATGAAGAACCGGTAGAAGAAAGAGGACACATGCACGTAAATGAAAAAATCCAGTTGGATTGCCATTAAGATGATGAGGCAATAAATTCGTTGCGAAAACCGAAGGAAAGACACTGGATTTTCCTCCATCatcaaggaaaaagaaaaagaagaaacaaaGAATAGGAAGAATGAATCTAAGTGACTAACTAGTTCACACCAAGCAACTTCCTCCCAACCCCATTGTTGGTGGCGGCATGGCCGGCACCAGGGCTGTGTCCGGGGTCCGTTGCTCGGGTGTCCTCCccgaggacgccgccgccgccggctgcgcCATTCCCGGTGCCATCGGGCGAGATCGTGCCTCTGGTCACCGTCGCCCTGGTGGCCTCATCGGAATGTGACAGCAAGTTAAACCGCCTATGCATCATTGCGAGGGGTTCTCCTTGAGAGTGCATGACATGGTTAGAGGAGAGGAGGATCGCGACGAGCACTAGGATGAGGGATACTCTCCTGAGCTTAGAGAAGATCATGGTGTAAAGCTAGCTGGGCTAAGAAGCTGGGCCAACAAGAAGTACCCGGTGATGAAGTCCTGGAGTGAGCTAAGGGATGGTGGACACTGCTGGTGTGTGTTTGATGTATATGTGAGCTCATCGTCCTTTGCTATTTATAACGTCGTACTAAATACCTTGATGGCAGATGTCGACTGGAGTTGCAATAGAAAACACGTACGAGAGGAATCTTTCGGAGGTTTGCATATGCATGGTGGGCAAAAAGTGTCACGGAACTTAATCAAATAACATTGAACAGTAAATCCTCTCTTTTGCATGCACTGAGGCATGGAAAGGGAGGTGAAGGACCACAAGTAAAACATCAGCAGTACGTGCCCGTGCACTATGCAACATGGCTGTTTTAAAGTGCCTTGCAAATTAATTCCTAACTGTCATATGGTATGGGGGCTACATATAAAAACATGAGATCCTAGGAATTAACGTTGTGTGATGACCAAAGCGCGGCTAGACCTAGATCCAGCTTGATGACCGGAGTTAGACAATTGGCATTTATCAATTATATCCATGGATTTGTTTAGTCGTCAATCATTCTTCTACTTTGCAAAGTACGACGACATGGGGAATCCTAAGCTTGATACGCCATTTATGTTTGTCGTTAGCCTTAACATTATGCTCGTCCTTAGGATATATATGTTAAAGACTAATTTATACCTGTTAATAATTAAAACCCAAACTCAAAAGCATACACAAGCCAGACCCACCACATCTTTTCAGCTAGCTAGATTACCCGACAAACCTGCCTTGCAGCACTCATCAGTTAGATATATGCACAATAACGACGGCATAGAGATATAAGGACTCAATCATATAAAAGACCTCAATGGGCATTGGTTAACTAGAGAAAAAGCACACATTATCATAGAATTTCTCAAGGTAAAGCACCATTTGTGATAATCGTTCTCATTGCAGATGGAGCACTATAGAGTACAAATTAATGGACCATTATTTCTCATTTTATGTACTTAGTTATTGGTAGTAAGATAAGGGTGAATTTTATTTCTATATCAGCACAGTCTTGGTTGTTGCGTCTTATTTTCTATAAGGGTGTGGTTTTTAGAGTGTAGAACAAGTACAAGAGATAGGGCGACCATGCGATGGGCGGTAGGGCGACCATGCCCCCGATCGAGTGGCGAGAAACATGGAGGGCTCCGGAAAGGGAGGCTCTGAAGAGGGACCGCCAAGGCCTCT from Panicum hallii strain FIL2 chromosome 9, PHallii_v3.1, whole genome shotgun sequence includes:
- the LOC112874166 gene encoding uncharacterized protein LOC112874166, whose amino-acid sequence is MGGAKGEEKPGGADDWCYQFGNKNTFDLKAPKKSPLALRMFVFAMTMLCGISICSMCMKQLGSDGWSRIVKIEAVEPPCNKSTVPPSEVQFVHYPQPITYSREECKCNPVRFFAIISSQRSGSGWFETLLNSHINVSSNGEIFSTKERRSNISSIIKTLDKVYNLDWNSSASKNECTAAVGFKWMLNQGLVANHVDVVDYFNQRGVSAIFLFRRNLLRQLVSQLANNHDRYLKQLNGTHKAHVHTKHEARILAKYKPRLNTTSLIWQLKQADEYTRGALENLKSTRHITIYYEDLILNRTKLFDVLDFLKVPRMKLVSRHVKIHTKPLSEYIENWNEVYSTLNGTQYESFLTSDYII
- the LOC112873266 gene encoding uncharacterized protein LOC112873266, giving the protein MGGRVVAGPISAEEGSVGGRTGLPWPARPGEAATQGLAGAARDKRATAVARPCSGADGARGGEGTDREERIDGQRWPERRRQFGSVQPEQEESLGGALEKVCVLFFLESKREDIDSRHSLTGPSVHMDQDIWLFIERAQIRSAINGPSSSYNIGPAS